From a single Stackebrandtia endophytica genomic region:
- a CDS encoding DNA-processing protein DprA yields MKAESPERSALVALLGRRGIRQREVADAIVERDDPAVGIEILQRHLYEAEGLFHEAILSRLLDDTEQRIAAWKDSGIGVHAYFDQDYPQQLRSVREMPLVVFTRGTLADDTRAVAVVGSRRASDDGVHRTRHITRMLADNGITIVSGLADGVDTAGHETALDLGARTVAVIANGVDQCYPPSNRELQAAIAKTGLVISEYLPHVRPTRWQFLERNAIMSGYASASIVVEADERSGTRIQVQRALQHGRPVIFLDKMLAVSWAKEATDRPNVHVAASLSELEDLIDQILSDQAITTEHLPGIDPPF; encoded by the coding sequence ATGAAGGCAGAGTCCCCGGAACGGAGCGCTTTGGTCGCGCTTCTGGGGCGGCGCGGCATCAGGCAACGAGAGGTCGCCGACGCGATCGTCGAACGGGATGATCCCGCAGTCGGCATCGAGATCCTCCAACGGCATCTTTACGAGGCCGAGGGCCTCTTTCACGAAGCGATCCTGTCCCGACTTCTCGACGACACCGAGCAGCGGATCGCCGCCTGGAAGGACTCGGGCATCGGAGTGCACGCCTACTTCGACCAGGACTATCCACAGCAGCTGCGAAGCGTCCGCGAAATGCCGCTGGTGGTCTTCACTCGTGGAACGCTCGCCGACGACACCCGCGCGGTCGCAGTGGTCGGAAGCCGCCGAGCATCCGACGACGGGGTCCACCGGACGAGGCACATCACTCGGATGCTTGCCGACAACGGCATCACCATCGTCTCCGGACTGGCCGACGGGGTGGACACCGCGGGACATGAGACGGCACTCGATCTCGGTGCCCGCACGGTGGCGGTAATCGCCAACGGCGTCGACCAGTGCTACCCACCGTCCAACCGCGAGCTTCAGGCTGCCATCGCCAAAACCGGTCTCGTCATCTCGGAGTACCTACCGCATGTTCGGCCCACCAGGTGGCAGTTCCTGGAGCGCAACGCGATCATGAGTGGTTACGCCTCGGCCAGCATCGTCGTTGAAGCCGACGAACGCAGCGGTACCCGCATCCAGGTGCAACGTGCTCTCCAACACGGCCGACCGGTGATCTTCCTCGACAAGATGCTCGCAGTGTCCTGGGCGAAAGAAGCCACCGACCGGCCGAACGTCCACGTGGCCGCCAGCCTCTCCGAATTGGAGGACTTGATCGACCAGATACTGTCGGATCAGGCGATCACCACCGAACATCTGCCCGGTATCGACCCGCCCTTCTGA
- a CDS encoding RDD family protein, with translation MTNIEPGWYRDPAAPDTQRFWDGEQWIGKPVGVDETPPETPEPLPPPEPEPEPEPQPEPQPVAPLGSRQLSPEQTRKLMAGRVPANPGLRLVARLIDISIVAVITLVVNGYFIYQYIQEISPMVQRILADPSADPMTLVTDRANQLQWTIVIITALIWFGYEVPGTVNTGQTIGKRVMGIQVVSIPLPKLRYSMVISRWSLMLLPVVCFPFGVVVSIVDSLWCTYDKPFRQCLHDKSAMTMVIAKPRTDRIVQGDTDVPSNPN, from the coding sequence ATGACCAATATCGAGCCCGGCTGGTACCGCGATCCAGCCGCACCGGACACTCAGCGGTTTTGGGACGGCGAACAGTGGATCGGAAAACCGGTCGGTGTTGACGAGACACCACCGGAGACTCCCGAGCCGCTGCCGCCACCGGAGCCTGAACCAGAACCGGAGCCTCAGCCGGAACCACAACCGGTGGCCCCACTGGGCAGTCGGCAGTTGTCGCCGGAGCAGACACGAAAGCTCATGGCGGGACGGGTACCGGCGAATCCGGGTTTGCGGCTGGTGGCGCGGCTGATCGACATCTCGATCGTCGCCGTCATCACGTTGGTCGTCAACGGGTACTTCATCTACCAGTACATCCAAGAGATCAGCCCGATGGTTCAACGGATCCTCGCCGATCCCTCCGCCGACCCGATGACCCTGGTCACCGACCGCGCCAACCAGCTGCAATGGACGATCGTGATCATCACGGCGTTGATCTGGTTCGGCTACGAGGTGCCCGGAACCGTCAACACCGGTCAGACGATCGGCAAACGGGTCATGGGCATCCAAGTGGTGTCGATACCGCTTCCCAAGCTGCGATACAGCATGGTGATCTCGCGGTGGTCACTCATGTTGTTGCCGGTGGTGTGTTTTCCGTTCGGGGTGGTCGTGTCGATCGTCGACAGCCTGTGGTGCACCTACGACAAGCCGTTCAGGCAGTGCCTGCACGACAAATCCGCGATGACCATGGTCATCGCGAAACCCCGGACCGACCGAATCGTCCAAGGAGACACCGATGTCCCGTCTAACCCGAACTGA
- the hppD gene encoding 4-hydroxyphenylpyruvate dioxygenase: MTELVIPEAQLVGAVEHDISKDDFPIKGWDHLRFYVGNAKQAAHYYSTAFGMTLIAYRGPEQGFREHAEYVLKSGGVTFVLAGGVTADSAATKHYAKHGDGVIEVALEVPDVDDNYAYAIKQGATGIEEPHDLTDANGTIRIAAIATYGETRNVLIDRSKYNGPFMPGFVAASPIVDRSAAIADGREPKRFFQALDHVVGNVEEGKMLEWVEYYQKVMGFTNIVEFVDDAIATEYSALMSKVVANGTRKVKFPINEPAEGMKKSQIDEYLEFYDGPGVQHMALATNDILAAVDAMRAQGVEFLEAPDSYYDDTELRDRIGTVRVPIEELKKRSILVDRDEDGYMLQIFTKPQQDRPTVFYELIERHGSLSFGKGNFKALFEALEKEQGKRGNL; the protein is encoded by the coding sequence ATGACCGAACTTGTCATTCCCGAAGCCCAACTCGTGGGCGCCGTGGAACACGACATCAGCAAGGACGACTTCCCCATCAAGGGATGGGACCACCTTCGCTTCTACGTCGGCAACGCGAAGCAGGCGGCGCACTACTATTCGACCGCGTTCGGAATGACCCTGATCGCCTACCGCGGTCCCGAACAGGGGTTCCGCGAACACGCCGAGTACGTCCTCAAATCGGGTGGAGTGACCTTCGTGCTGGCCGGCGGCGTCACCGCCGATTCCGCCGCCACCAAGCACTACGCCAAGCACGGTGACGGAGTCATCGAGGTCGCCCTCGAAGTCCCCGACGTCGACGACAACTACGCCTACGCGATCAAGCAGGGCGCCACCGGCATCGAAGAACCCCACGACCTCACCGACGCCAACGGCACCATCCGGATCGCCGCCATCGCCACCTACGGCGAGACCCGCAACGTCCTCATCGACCGGTCCAAGTACAACGGACCGTTCATGCCCGGCTTCGTCGCCGCCTCCCCGATCGTCGACCGCAGCGCGGCCATCGCCGACGGACGGGAACCCAAGCGGTTCTTCCAGGCGCTCGACCACGTCGTGGGCAACGTCGAGGAAGGCAAGATGCTCGAATGGGTGGAGTACTACCAGAAGGTCATGGGCTTCACCAACATCGTTGAGTTCGTCGACGACGCCATCGCCACCGAGTACTCGGCCCTCATGTCCAAGGTCGTGGCCAACGGGACCCGCAAGGTCAAGTTCCCGATCAACGAACCGGCCGAAGGCATGAAGAAGTCGCAGATCGACGAGTACCTGGAGTTCTACGACGGCCCCGGCGTGCAGCACATGGCGCTGGCCACCAACGACATCCTCGCCGCGGTCGACGCCATGCGCGCCCAGGGCGTGGAGTTCCTGGAGGCACCCGACTCCTACTACGACGACACCGAACTGCGCGACCGCATCGGAACCGTCCGCGTGCCGATCGAGGAACTGAAGAAGCGCTCCATCCTCGTCGACCGGGACGAAGACGGCTACATGCTGCAGATCTTCACCAAGCCGCAGCAGGACCGGCCCACCGTGTTCTACGAACTCATCGAGCGCCACGGCTCGCTGTCGTTCGGCAAGGGCAACTTCAAGGCCCTCTTCGAGGCGCTGGAGAAGGAACAAGGCAAACGCGGCAACCTGTAG
- the hisC gene encoding histidinol-phosphate transaminase, which yields MSRLTRTDLDALPAYVPGRSPADLARDLGLPEAIKLASNEVPYGPLPGVIEAVTSAAENAHRYPDMGVVALRDAVAQRVGVEASRVVTGCGSVALFEHLVKATCLPGDEVLYSWRSFEAYPIVVAGAGATSVQVPNTPDHRHDLDAMLAAVTDNTKLIVVCNPNNPTGTTVDRAELTRFIDAVPEHILIVLDEAYLEFVTDPEVCDGFEEFGDRPNVAVLRTFSKAWGLAGLRAGYLIAAEPVADAIRKVVTPFSTNACAQFAALAALRAEDEMSRRAALVVAERDRVIRSLRELVPDVPDSQSNFAWLPIGERSVPFAKHCESHGVIVRPFPEGVRVSFGTTEQNDRFLEVAAKFLG from the coding sequence ATGTCCCGTCTAACCCGAACTGATCTCGACGCCCTGCCGGCATACGTCCCCGGCCGCAGCCCCGCCGACCTGGCCCGTGACCTCGGACTGCCGGAGGCGATCAAACTCGCCAGCAACGAGGTTCCCTACGGTCCGTTGCCCGGCGTCATCGAAGCCGTCACCTCCGCCGCCGAGAACGCGCACCGCTACCCGGACATGGGTGTGGTGGCGCTGCGGGATGCGGTGGCGCAGCGGGTGGGTGTCGAGGCGAGCCGGGTGGTGACCGGTTGCGGTTCCGTCGCACTGTTCGAGCACCTGGTCAAGGCGACCTGCCTGCCCGGAGACGAGGTCCTCTACTCCTGGCGCTCGTTCGAGGCTTACCCGATCGTGGTCGCCGGTGCGGGCGCGACCAGCGTCCAGGTGCCCAACACCCCCGACCACCGGCACGACCTCGACGCGATGCTGGCCGCCGTCACCGACAACACCAAGTTGATCGTCGTCTGCAACCCCAACAACCCGACCGGGACGACGGTCGACCGCGCGGAGTTGACCAGGTTCATCGACGCGGTGCCCGAGCACATCCTGATCGTCCTGGACGAGGCATACCTGGAGTTCGTCACCGACCCGGAGGTCTGCGACGGGTTCGAGGAGTTCGGCGACCGCCCCAACGTCGCGGTGCTGCGGACCTTCTCGAAGGCGTGGGGATTGGCCGGCCTACGTGCCGGTTACCTGATCGCGGCGGAACCGGTCGCCGATGCGATCCGCAAGGTCGTGACTCCGTTCTCGACGAACGCGTGCGCGCAGTTCGCCGCTCTGGCGGCCCTGCGCGCCGAGGACGAGATGTCTCGCCGCGCCGCCCTGGTGGTGGCCGAGCGTGACCGGGTCATCCGGTCGCTGCGTGAGCTGGTGCCCGATGTTCCCGACAGTCAGTCCAACTTCGCGTGGCTGCCGATCGGGGAGCGTTCGGTGCCGTTCGCGAAGCACTGCGAGTCCCACGGCGTGATCGTCCGTCCGTTCCCCGAAGGTGTCCGTGTCTCCTTCGGAACCACCGAGCAGAACGATCGTTTCCTCGAGGTGGCCGCGAAGTTCCTCGGCTGA
- a CDS encoding Lrp/AsnC family transcriptional regulator has protein sequence MTTTPAVDALDARLIALLHAEPRIGVLECARRLSVARGTVQARLDKLLARGVIQDFGPSINPAALGYSVMAFMTLEIAQVHGHRPVAAHLARIPEVLEAHTVTGSGDLVCRIVARTNSDLQRVIDQIVSFEGVVRGSSVIALAEQVPYRTMPLVAAAVAEPSRISQT, from the coding sequence ATGACTACTACGCCAGCGGTGGATGCACTCGATGCCCGGCTGATCGCGCTCCTCCACGCCGAACCGCGCATCGGGGTCCTGGAATGCGCCCGGCGGCTGTCGGTGGCACGTGGAACGGTGCAGGCGCGGCTGGACAAACTGCTCGCCCGGGGCGTCATCCAGGACTTCGGTCCCAGTATCAACCCGGCGGCGTTGGGGTACTCGGTTATGGCGTTCATGACCCTGGAGATCGCGCAGGTCCACGGTCACCGTCCGGTCGCGGCGCACCTGGCCCGGATACCGGAGGTGTTGGAGGCGCACACCGTGACCGGCTCGGGCGACCTGGTGTGTCGGATCGTCGCCCGCACCAACAGCGACCTGCAACGGGTGATCGACCAGATCGTCTCGTTCGAGGGGGTCGTGCGAGGGTCCTCGGTGATCGCGTTGGCGGAGCAGGTTCCGTATCGGACCATGCCGCTGGTGGCGGCCGCGGTCGCGGAGCCGTCCCGGATCAGCCAGACGTGA